From the Rhodopirellula bahusiensis genome, one window contains:
- a CDS encoding thioredoxin family protein, with translation MNHPIAAQFCLLLSIAIIGFGGGGCSMSEITGAYSEESFEQLIDQDKLILVKFGSSTCGPCNRLDEELAAIKSDSPKGLEIHCLSVCSNQDLAYKYNITGIPRMMLFRNGQKLGDHVGYQSEGQIRSWISSQNNIVGEVHPNPFATKATSDHVSTPQKS, from the coding sequence ATGAATCATCCGATTGCGGCTCAGTTTTGTTTGCTCCTCTCGATTGCAATCATTGGGTTCGGTGGTGGTGGTTGCAGCATGTCGGAAATCACGGGAGCGTACAGCGAGGAATCGTTCGAACAGTTGATCGATCAAGACAAGTTGATCTTGGTGAAGTTCGGATCGTCCACCTGCGGACCGTGCAACCGATTGGACGAAGAACTCGCTGCGATCAAATCCGATTCGCCAAAAGGTTTGGAGATCCATTGCCTCAGCGTCTGCTCCAATCAAGACCTCGCGTACAAGTACAACATCACCGGCATCCCGCGAATGATGCTGTTCCGCAATGGACAAAAATTGGGCGACCATGTCGGCTATCAATCCGAAGGTCAAATCCGTAGTTGGATCAGCTCGCAGAACAACATCGTCGGCGAAGTGCACCCCAATCCATTTGCGACGAAAGCCACATCAGACCACGTATCGACACCGCAAAAATCTTGA
- a CDS encoding PEP-CTERM sorting domain-containing protein: MILHSTVPTAVPEPSSLAIIAMGGVGLALRRRKTNQAVI, translated from the coding sequence ATGATTTTACATTCAACGGTACCGACTGCTGTCCCCGAACCAAGCTCACTTGCGATCATTGCTATGGGCGGTGTGGGACTCGCATTGCGACGTCGAAAGACGAACCAAGCAGTGATTTAA
- the pilM gene encoding type IV pilus assembly protein PilM: MAGSGGVWGIEIGQSALKALHCVKQGDEIVADAFDLIEYPKILGQADADPDQLIADALDQLMQRNDAIRDRVCISVPGQSGLAKFFKPPPVELKKIHDIVKYEAKTQIPFELSDVVWDYQTMPGATIQEGYALESEVGLFAMKREQAYRQLAPFKEADIEVDMVQLTPISLYNMVAYDRFHERIENESFDPDEPPTSSVLLSIGTDSSDLIVTNGFRIWQRSMPIGGNHFTRQLTKDLKLTFAKAEHLKRNAREAVDPKLVFQTMRPVFNDLVTEVQRSIGFFRSIDKKAEITELLVTGNTVKMPGLAAYLGKNLGYEVHTLDRFNRLSGDDVLSIPTFRDNAPTFAVCYGLCLQGLGLSQIHTSLIPAEIKTERMIRAKKPWALAGMAALLLGATTQYALTQRSWQTTHEDLWSSASQAVKNMSSHSADQKSEDTLLVSRLTFLNRLGEEISGNAERRLVWLEVINAVNAAIPRAEYPDDKIPSIKELPLEDRIDFHITEIDTKFYEDLAEDWYSERLDTRYKEEMVNYYDLMYDTAPPEELADDTGPEEEGWVIQLKGYHYFNAPKHKGEEGSQHVRKYLTHNFRQKPITLIDPEGNPITFTPEEFGFSYPMLLNDNQPKLTQVPNPDYDPVAAMTAMQLKAEGDEDVEVETQYLEVLRLDFVFQVVWKESVLSERIEAKRLAEEEAAAEAEMEGSGDDSGSEDDSDADPDSVAMAN; the protein is encoded by the coding sequence ATGGCCGGATCCGGCGGCGTTTGGGGAATTGAAATTGGTCAGAGCGCGCTCAAAGCGTTGCACTGCGTCAAACAGGGCGATGAGATCGTTGCTGATGCCTTTGATCTGATCGAGTATCCCAAAATTTTGGGACAAGCCGATGCGGATCCAGACCAACTGATCGCCGATGCGCTCGATCAGTTGATGCAGCGAAACGACGCGATCCGTGACCGAGTCTGCATCAGCGTTCCTGGTCAGAGCGGTCTGGCGAAGTTCTTCAAACCACCACCGGTGGAACTGAAGAAAATTCACGACATCGTCAAGTACGAAGCCAAGACGCAGATCCCGTTTGAGCTTTCCGACGTTGTTTGGGACTACCAAACGATGCCGGGTGCCACCATCCAAGAAGGCTACGCGCTGGAAAGCGAAGTCGGTTTGTTCGCGATGAAACGTGAACAGGCCTACCGCCAACTCGCACCGTTCAAAGAAGCCGACATCGAAGTCGACATGGTGCAGTTGACTCCGATTTCGCTCTACAACATGGTGGCGTACGACCGGTTCCATGAGCGGATTGAAAACGAGTCGTTTGATCCAGACGAGCCACCGACATCCAGCGTTCTGTTGTCGATCGGTACCGACAGCAGCGATCTGATCGTGACAAACGGTTTCCGGATCTGGCAACGCAGCATGCCGATCGGTGGTAACCACTTCACGCGTCAGCTAACGAAAGACCTCAAGCTGACTTTCGCGAAAGCGGAACACCTCAAACGCAACGCTCGCGAAGCCGTCGATCCAAAGCTGGTCTTCCAAACCATGCGACCGGTCTTCAATGACTTGGTCACTGAGGTCCAGCGTTCGATTGGTTTTTTCCGCAGCATCGACAAGAAGGCTGAGATCACCGAATTGTTGGTGACCGGCAACACGGTCAAAATGCCCGGCCTGGCCGCGTACCTCGGCAAGAACCTCGGCTACGAAGTCCACACGCTCGACCGATTCAATCGTTTGTCTGGCGACGACGTTCTCAGCATCCCAACCTTCCGTGACAACGCGCCGACTTTCGCGGTTTGTTACGGGTTGTGTTTGCAGGGACTCGGACTGAGTCAGATTCACACGTCGTTGATCCCGGCCGAGATCAAGACCGAACGCATGATCCGTGCAAAAAAGCCTTGGGCTTTGGCGGGCATGGCAGCTTTGTTGTTGGGAGCGACCACTCAGTACGCGTTGACTCAGCGGTCTTGGCAAACGACGCACGAAGACCTTTGGTCCAGTGCGTCGCAAGCCGTCAAGAACATGTCGTCCCACAGTGCTGATCAAAAGTCAGAGGACACGTTGTTGGTCAGTCGTCTGACCTTTTTGAACCGTCTTGGTGAAGAAATTTCGGGCAACGCCGAGCGTCGTTTGGTGTGGTTGGAAGTCATCAACGCGGTCAACGCCGCGATTCCGCGAGCGGAATATCCGGATGACAAAATTCCGAGCATCAAAGAGTTGCCGTTGGAGGATCGCATCGATTTCCACATCACGGAGATCGATACCAAATTCTACGAAGACCTTGCTGAAGACTGGTATTCGGAGCGACTTGACACTCGCTACAAAGAAGAGATGGTCAACTACTATGACTTGATGTACGACACGGCGCCTCCGGAAGAACTCGCCGACGATACCGGTCCCGAAGAAGAAGGCTGGGTCATTCAGCTGAAGGGATACCACTACTTCAATGCCCCGAAACACAAGGGCGAAGAGGGCAGCCAACACGTTCGGAAATACCTGACACACAATTTCCGACAAAAGCCAATCACATTGATCGATCCGGAAGGCAACCCGATCACGTTCACGCCGGAGGAATTCGGATTCAGCTACCCAATGCTGCTGAACGACAACCAGCCGAAGTTGACGCAGGTTCCCAACCCGGACTACGACCCGGTCGCCGCGATGACTGCGATGCAGTTGAAAGCCGAAGGTGACGAAGATGTGGAGGTCGAAACGCAGTACCTCGAAGTTCTGCGACTCGATTTCGTGTTCCAAGTCGTTTGGAAAGAAAGCGTTCTGAGCGAACGAATCGAAGCAAAACGATTGGCCGAAGAAGAAGCGGCTGCGGAAGCAGAAATGGAAGGCTCGGGTGACGATTCGGGATCCGAGGATGACTCGGATGCCGATCCCGATTCGGTCGCGATGGCCAACTGA
- a CDS encoding DUF1501 domain-containing protein, giving the protein MQFSRRHLLQNTAAGFGSLALASLLADEVRASNGTGASPGSGTPHFPPKAKRVIFLFMKGGPSHMDTFDYKPQLQRDDGKPLPFEKPRVQFAPTSNLLASPWKFTRHGDSGIAVSELFPHVAECVDDLCIINSLHGTNPAHGGASMKLHTGSDVFVRPSMGSWVNYGLGTENQNLPGFITICPTLAHGGTKNWGSAFLPASVSGTPIGNASQSSDQARVKYVQNSRMSREAQRMQLDLTQSMNREFLRTAGPNSELEARIESFELAFRMQTEMPDALDLEAETEATHKLYGIDQETTADFGRQCLMARRFAERGVRFVQITHSNTEVQWDQHGNLRKGHEQNAAEVDLPIAGLLKDLKARGLLDDTLVLWGGEFGRTPTCEGSGRDGRDHNPEGFTMWMAGAGLKTGIQYGATDEYGYYAVENKVHIHDLHATMLHLLGLNHEQLTYRRAGRDFRLTDVAGKVVHDLFA; this is encoded by the coding sequence ATGCAATTCTCACGACGACATCTCTTGCAAAACACCGCGGCGGGTTTTGGATCGCTGGCGTTGGCGTCGTTGTTGGCTGATGAAGTTCGAGCGTCCAACGGTACCGGAGCGTCGCCAGGTTCGGGGACCCCGCATTTCCCACCAAAAGCGAAACGCGTCATCTTTCTATTCATGAAAGGGGGCCCGTCGCACATGGACACGTTTGACTACAAACCGCAGTTGCAAAGGGACGACGGCAAACCGTTGCCTTTTGAAAAACCACGCGTCCAATTCGCTCCGACCAGCAACCTGCTGGCTTCGCCGTGGAAATTCACTCGACACGGAGACAGCGGCATCGCGGTCAGCGAATTGTTCCCGCATGTCGCGGAGTGCGTTGACGATCTTTGCATCATCAATTCACTGCATGGAACCAATCCGGCGCACGGAGGCGCCAGCATGAAGTTGCACACCGGCAGCGATGTGTTCGTGCGTCCCAGCATGGGATCGTGGGTCAACTATGGATTGGGAACCGAAAACCAGAACCTACCCGGATTCATCACGATCTGTCCGACTTTGGCTCACGGTGGAACGAAGAATTGGGGATCCGCGTTCCTGCCCGCTAGCGTTTCGGGGACCCCCATCGGCAACGCCAGCCAATCATCCGATCAGGCTCGTGTGAAATACGTCCAGAATTCGCGAATGTCTCGCGAAGCACAGAGGATGCAACTGGATCTGACGCAGTCGATGAACCGTGAGTTTCTGAGGACGGCTGGACCCAATTCGGAACTGGAGGCTCGTATTGAATCGTTTGAGCTTGCGTTTCGAATGCAGACTGAAATGCCGGACGCTTTGGATTTGGAAGCCGAAACGGAGGCAACGCACAAACTCTATGGGATCGACCAAGAGACCACCGCCGACTTTGGCCGCCAATGCTTGATGGCACGTCGATTTGCCGAACGCGGTGTGCGGTTTGTCCAGATCACTCACAGCAACACGGAAGTGCAGTGGGATCAACACGGCAATCTTCGCAAAGGTCACGAGCAGAATGCGGCAGAGGTTGATTTGCCGATTGCCGGGTTGTTGAAAGATCTGAAGGCACGTGGACTGTTGGATGACACGCTGGTTCTATGGGGCGGCGAATTCGGACGCACGCCAACCTGCGAAGGCTCTGGACGGGATGGACGCGACCACAACCCGGAAGGCTTCACGATGTGGATGGCGGGCGCCGGCTTAAAGACCGGAATCCAGTATGGAGCCACGGATGAATACGGCTACTACGCGGTCGAGAACAAAGTCCACATCCATGACCTGCATGCCACGATGTTGCATCTTCTCGGGCTAAACCACGAGCAACTCACCTACCGTCGCGCCGGCCGGGATTTTCGCTTGACGGATGTGGCCGGCAAAGTTGTCCACGACTTGTTCGCATAG
- a CDS encoding serine/threonine protein kinase, with translation MSESLSPVAVFREAALRSDLLKAEQWERAAKEVKQNLASEDRLDPELVCEEMSKVLVRDRILTPYQSQQIRAGRTKLTLGNYVITEFLGQGGMGQVFGGVHKIMGRQCAIKVLPLQKSDPLSLESFAREIRLQSNLDSPYLVRAFDAGKDGKVHYLVTEYVPGTDLRRLVREHGRLSMQQAASIIAQAAAGLAYAHESGLVHRDVKPANIMVTPDGHAKVSDVGLAALSFGPDDDPRAGMVVGTADYLSPEQIRTPDQVGPPSDIYSLGCTLYYACTGSVPFPGGDSKSKCRRHLNEMPLKPTQHAPDLSEAFVDTIADMMEKDVSRRITTAAEVVMRLSPWATMDADTNDAGSIQIGEGMQPVAIPAAGIPRPEDSLGESMLDEMSWDNIGSDGASAEPPASGSSSSITPPPPPEAPQADAPNSAPSQAIGISTITWLASILAFTAIGFLVGYLTARGMLFH, from the coding sequence ATGTCCGAGTCGCTTTCTCCCGTCGCCGTTTTTCGCGAAGCCGCCTTGCGTTCTGATCTGCTCAAGGCAGAACAATGGGAACGCGCGGCCAAAGAAGTCAAGCAAAACCTGGCGAGCGAAGACCGATTGGATCCCGAGTTGGTCTGTGAGGAAATGTCCAAGGTTCTCGTTCGCGATCGAATTTTGACGCCTTACCAGTCCCAGCAAATTCGAGCCGGACGCACCAAGCTGACTCTGGGCAACTACGTCATCACTGAGTTCCTCGGCCAAGGTGGCATGGGTCAGGTCTTCGGTGGCGTGCACAAAATCATGGGCAGGCAGTGTGCGATCAAAGTGCTTCCGCTGCAAAAGTCCGATCCGCTGAGCCTGGAAAGCTTCGCTCGCGAAATTCGGCTGCAGTCGAACTTGGACAGCCCCTACTTGGTTCGAGCCTTCGACGCTGGCAAAGACGGCAAGGTCCATTACCTGGTTACGGAGTATGTCCCGGGCACCGATCTGCGTCGTCTGGTTCGAGAGCACGGCCGACTGTCGATGCAACAAGCCGCATCGATCATCGCTCAAGCCGCCGCGGGTCTGGCCTATGCGCATGAATCCGGCTTGGTCCATCGCGATGTCAAACCGGCCAACATTATGGTGACGCCGGATGGTCACGCGAAAGTCTCAGACGTTGGGCTGGCGGCTTTATCGTTCGGCCCCGACGATGATCCGCGAGCCGGCATGGTGGTGGGTACCGCGGATTACCTTTCACCCGAACAGATCCGAACGCCGGATCAAGTCGGACCTCCCAGCGATATCTATTCGCTCGGATGCACGCTGTACTACGCCTGCACCGGTTCGGTCCCGTTCCCGGGTGGCGATTCGAAGTCGAAGTGCCGTCGGCATTTGAACGAGATGCCGCTCAAGCCAACTCAACATGCGCCGGACCTCAGCGAAGCGTTTGTGGACACCATCGCCGACATGATGGAAAAGGATGTGTCTCGACGCATCACCACCGCCGCCGAAGTCGTGATGCGATTGAGCCCCTGGGCAACGATGGACGCTGACACGAACGATGCCGGGTCGATTCAGATCGGTGAAGGCATGCAGCCCGTTGCAATTCCCGCGGCGGGAATCCCTCGCCCCGAAGACTCGCTCGGCGAATCAATGCTTGACGAAATGAGCTGGGACAACATCGGCTCCGATGGTGCGTCCGCCGAACCCCCTGCTTCAGGCAGCAGTTCATCCATCACCCCGCCACCACCACCCGAAGCACCTCAGGCGGATGCCCCCAACTCAGCACCTTCTCAAGCGATCGGCATCTCAACGATCACCTGGTTGGCCAGCATCCTCGCCTTCACCGCCATCGGCTTCCTCGTCGGCTACCTCACCGCCCGCGGCATGTTGTTTCATTGA
- a CDS encoding PSD1 and planctomycete cytochrome C domain-containing protein encodes MVAVRTGWSEDDAKLSAEAKPTADQLDFFESKIRPLLIDHCYECHGEESQESELRVDTLAGMLTGGLAGASVVPGKPASSLLITAVRYQDNDLKMPPDAKLSEIQIANLVRWVEMGTPHPDADSVGPIAQRGAVDIQEGRKHWAFQPPIKVSPPLIESLPSPNEAVPYQSAANPIDAFVQAELTSMGLRPNPPADKRTLIRRVTFDLIGLPPTTGEIDAFLADQSPLAFAKVVDRLLASPHYGERWGRHWLDIARYADSNGLDENVVHGNAWRYRDYVVRSLNSDKPYDEFVVEQLAGDLLESGNDTQLRHDRLIATGFLVLGPKVLAEQDEAKMEMDIIDEQIDTVGRSLMGLTLGCARCHTHKFDPISHHDYYGLAGIFKSTRTMDSYATVAKWHENTIESTEQVTQRELHEKQVESLEQQIAGQISEAASSLNLSEVEAAPDEIEKHLPDETKVKIKSLRGELAKLEASAPVLPTAMGVVEGEVADTSVHLRGSHLTLGDVVPRRVPEVLAIGGQPAIASNHSGRLEFAHWLTSGDHPLTARVMINRLWRGHFGRGLVNTVDNFGLKGSPPTHPELLDWLAVQFIEEGWSIKAMHRLILLSQTYQRSSDFNATNAEMDPDNKWHWRFNIRRLEAEAIRDGLLAVSGQLDRTTGGNIMPYGNREYVFNHTSEDKSKYDTKRRSIYVPVIRNHLYDMFQLFDYTDASVLTGDRNTSTIAPQALFLMNSEMLADRTFAMADRLLNTGENSVQRISHLYLEAYGRPPTDSELSDGVRFLSRFESGVRENYVVSGVSNSYPERLAWQALCQAVVSSSEFVYIR; translated from the coding sequence ATGGTCGCAGTGAGGACTGGTTGGTCGGAAGACGACGCAAAGCTTTCTGCAGAAGCAAAACCAACTGCCGATCAACTCGATTTCTTCGAGTCCAAGATTCGCCCGTTGCTGATCGATCATTGCTACGAGTGCCATGGAGAGGAATCGCAAGAATCCGAACTTCGAGTTGATACGCTGGCGGGGATGTTGACGGGCGGATTGGCCGGAGCGTCGGTGGTGCCAGGAAAACCCGCGAGCAGTTTGCTGATTACGGCGGTTCGATACCAAGACAATGATCTGAAGATGCCGCCGGACGCGAAGTTGTCCGAGATACAAATCGCCAATTTGGTGCGATGGGTTGAGATGGGGACGCCGCATCCCGATGCAGATTCCGTTGGCCCGATCGCTCAGCGAGGTGCGGTCGATATTCAGGAAGGCCGCAAGCACTGGGCGTTTCAACCGCCCATCAAAGTTTCCCCGCCATTGATTGAGAGTTTGCCATCGCCCAACGAGGCAGTCCCCTATCAAAGTGCTGCCAATCCGATCGACGCGTTTGTGCAGGCCGAACTGACCAGCATGGGACTGCGTCCGAACCCACCCGCCGACAAACGCACGCTCATTCGTCGGGTCACATTTGACTTGATCGGGCTGCCCCCGACGACAGGCGAGATTGATGCATTTCTAGCGGATCAATCACCCCTCGCGTTCGCGAAAGTAGTCGACCGGTTGCTTGCTTCGCCGCACTATGGAGAGCGATGGGGGCGACATTGGCTGGACATTGCTCGCTACGCCGATTCCAACGGTCTCGATGAAAACGTGGTCCACGGAAACGCTTGGCGGTATCGCGACTACGTTGTGCGTTCACTGAACAGTGACAAACCCTACGATGAATTCGTCGTTGAACAACTGGCGGGCGACTTGCTGGAATCTGGCAATGACACACAGCTTCGCCACGACCGTTTGATTGCGACGGGATTTCTGGTCCTCGGACCAAAGGTTCTGGCTGAGCAGGACGAAGCCAAAATGGAGATGGATATCATCGATGAGCAGATCGACACCGTTGGTCGCAGTCTCATGGGCCTGACACTCGGCTGCGCACGCTGTCACACGCACAAGTTTGATCCGATCAGCCACCACGACTATTACGGTTTGGCTGGGATCTTCAAAAGCACTCGAACGATGGACAGCTACGCAACCGTCGCGAAGTGGCACGAGAACACAATTGAGTCAACTGAGCAAGTGACTCAACGGGAACTGCATGAAAAGCAAGTTGAGTCCCTTGAGCAGCAAATCGCTGGACAAATCTCAGAGGCGGCTTCCTCTCTCAATCTATCGGAAGTCGAGGCAGCACCCGACGAGATCGAAAAACACCTTCCCGATGAGACGAAGGTGAAGATAAAGTCTCTCCGCGGAGAGTTGGCGAAATTGGAAGCTTCGGCTCCGGTTTTGCCGACCGCAATGGGCGTTGTCGAAGGGGAAGTGGCGGACACGAGCGTGCATCTTCGCGGCAGTCATCTCACTCTCGGTGACGTTGTTCCTCGTCGCGTTCCGGAGGTCCTGGCGATCGGTGGCCAGCCCGCTATCGCGTCTAATCACAGCGGGCGACTTGAGTTTGCACATTGGCTGACCAGCGGCGATCATCCACTCACCGCTCGGGTGATGATCAATCGCTTGTGGCGAGGTCACTTTGGACGAGGACTGGTGAATACGGTCGACAATTTCGGCTTGAAAGGCAGTCCACCAACGCACCCCGAATTATTGGATTGGTTGGCGGTCCAGTTTATCGAGGAAGGTTGGTCGATCAAAGCGATGCACCGCCTGATCCTATTGTCACAAACCTACCAGCGAAGCAGTGACTTCAATGCGACGAACGCGGAGATGGATCCCGACAACAAATGGCATTGGCGATTCAACATCCGGCGACTGGAAGCAGAAGCCATTCGTGATGGTTTACTGGCCGTCAGCGGGCAACTGGATCGCACGACGGGCGGCAATATCATGCCCTACGGAAATCGCGAGTACGTCTTCAATCACACTTCGGAAGACAAGTCGAAGTACGATACGAAGCGGCGTTCAATCTATGTGCCGGTGATTCGAAACCATCTGTACGACATGTTTCAACTGTTCGACTACACCGACGCGAGTGTTTTAACCGGGGACCGAAACACCAGCACGATCGCGCCGCAAGCTTTGTTCTTGATGAACTCAGAGATGCTGGCGGACCGGACGTTTGCGATGGCGGATCGCTTGTTGAACACCGGCGAGAATTCAGTTCAACGAATCAGCCATTTGTACCTGGAAGCGTACGGGCGACCTCCCACGGATTCGGAGTTGTCAGATGGCGTGCGATTTCTCTCGCGGTTCGAGAGCGGAGTGCGAGAAAATTATGTTGTTTCCGGTGTTAGCAACTCTTACCCAGAACGATTGGCGTGGCAGGCGTTGTGCCAAGCTGTTGTCTCCTCCAGTGAGTTTGTCTACATCCGCTAA